The DNA region cttttatgtacttagcatactttggaatttcacgaagtacatccaccaatggaatatttaattgaacctggctcagcatagagagaaatttgttgaacctttgatcgtcattctttttctgcaatctctaggggaaaggtggtggtggccttacagcctccactggctctgaacttgcatcatttttctttgactcgtgtattgccttaggggtcagctccccctcaggtataggtttgtcctttctcttctttggcacttcctctagttccctcccgtttctaagtgtaactgcattaacttgagggtttttctctgtatcactgggaagagagcctgtaggtctagtattttgatttgctgctaactgccccatttgcctctcaagatttctgaaatcggtcctgagctgttgattgtctagcaacaactttttcagcaagtcattcgtactctcttctatttgttggggtggcttctgaggctgattaaaatttccttgaggcctatactgattctgattCTATTGATtcccgccccatgagaagttaggatgattcctccaatttggattgtaagtgttcccatattgtacATGCTGATTCATCGGACCTCTATTTTGTTGctccacatagtatatagattcaggatttgTGGGAcacatgtcactcatatgactgtcaccacatagttcacaacaaatagacatctgttgtacatgttgcatctgttgtgtttgttgcattgtcattctgttcatctgatttgccagctttgcaatatctgctctcatggctgagaagtcatcaagctTAATCACCCCGGCTGCCTTCtgtttaattgctcttcttgcgtccccatctccttgccaattatggtcattagcagtaaagttatttagcaagagttgtatttcactatacggccttgccatgcaactacccccacaagctgaatcaagattcatctttgatgcctcgtctagcccatcaacaaaagtgtgacccaattcctcatcagtctgacaatgatatgggcagtctctgagtagcttcttgtatctttcccaagcttgacgaagtgtcttgCTATCctgttgttggaacccaagaatttggctcctcagcgaTTTGGTCTTCTTAGTAGGGAAAAACTTAattaggaatttccttgctaaatcatcccaagtgtggattgagttcgcaggctccttttgcaaccattccttagcttcccccaacaatgaaaagggaaatagtgttAGCCTGACATAGTCTTTGGAAACGTTcagataattgtaagtgtccgtaatttccaagaagttctgaatgtgcctctgcgggtcctcatgagatagacccacatattgccctgtggactgaatcagctgtaccatttactgtttgagttcaaaatgccccgtgatatcaggctttacgatagcctgagtcatattagcaagattgggccttgcggcttctatcaccggacgctcctcattacctgccatctctattggctgtggttgaactacgatgtccaactctctttctattctcgttctagcttcgacttccctcctcactctatgaagtgttcgttcaatcTCTGGATCAAAAGGaaggaggttgtttgcacttctagtCCTTCGCATTTAAGAGAAGATTCTGCGTTAACACAaacaaggcaaactgaaaattaaaacttgaactaataagtaataaaagcttaactcagtcaagtagctaatttctaagtccccggcaacggcgccaaaaacttgttgtggccaaacacactcacgcaagtatacgtggtcgtcaagtaatagagtagtgaataaagtatcgttcccacgaagacttatgattaacttttgactaattcaaactcgaatagcttatcgattcaaattatttcttacaaaatagataattttctgaattactacctaaagactatcaagtaatgaaatactaggaatcaaccacaacacttaaatagttttgaataacaatcaataggatataatattccagggtcacgggttatctaacaatcatgttgcattcttagtttaaaataactaattgatttatctggattgttgattgacaaggttgatattactcataaaaATCTGtcaagttcttactcgcctattcaagctaacttaatgcctatatgtctatggaattaagattaacaagaacgcatttacaattcctgtattgcaaccgagaaaggcaattaggtatatttctatcctaattgtgAATCCGTTTCCCGATgtccgggttcaagaacttgctctatttaattctatatgcaatctagaattcccactttcgagttcaactctagattcgtagatagtaattcactgttagctactcagcaaattaattaaaaacagaattaaataagcaacccaatatgataaaatcaactttgtcaaattaaacttcaaacatcaacattcatgtatcgcccatgaccctagaataatagggttcttagccactcatgttcatgcaatcatcaaataattcacaagagtgcataagaatcaataaaagaaggaaaaataagaactcaagatgaattccgtggttccccagctttgtcgtggctttttcccccttcccaatatgttagatgacctaaaagaggcatttttggcttatatattgcgtacaaaagtcgtgggtcaaagttctcctattcctagtccaaatcggcttcagggattgatgctaaggtggatgcgacgcatccacctcgtcctccatttcccAGCTTCacatgcgagggtggatgcgacgcatccaacccttgttcctccatctcagctttgcccaggtgcggatgctatgggccgacttcactgctaagggtgcacgaaatctgatttttttctagattggatacgacgcatccaatctctcttcctctacctagagcaccttttcttcatattttttgcactccaaacaccctaattcaccacacacaactgagttagtcataaaaccaataattaaaccatgttggacattttaaagatcaaataacatcaaaaaatggttaaaacatgggtaaaataacatcaacacatatcgaaatatacCAAACATCAATAGTTTCCACCTACCGGGTACAAATGATATTTGCTCTAATAAATAGGGTATCGTGAATACCTCAAAGTAACCGACCAATATGCAAAATCAAGATTCCATTCTCCCATAAGAATTAGtagtattttttattattattttaatagaaaaatatttattgtCCTTAAAGGCATAGCTCTTTGTCGCCAAATTctcaaacaattttttttttaatttatatttaaaGTCTACTTCTACTAATACTGTAGTGTAATCTTAAGTTAAGCCAtttgaaatgaaacaaaaagttTTGAAGTTTCTGTTTTTATAcgttacaacaataacaacaataacatattCAATAACATATTCAGTCTTACTCCTACTTGTGAGGATAAGGAggttgttttcaatagaccctcgattcaggaaagcataagtatcacattaataaaaatataaacaaGAAGAAACAGTACCAAAAAACcgtataaaagcagaataaaaacaacaagatcttaaggtaatcaacaatgaaagaaaataatggtTAGTCATGAAAACCTATTGCCcacagaaagcgagactgcgtgccaatactactgttatgaacactctaaaCTACCTACTTTACTACCATAATtttcgacctccataccttcctatcaagagtcatgtccttggtcagctgaagttgcgtcatgtcttgccttatcacctctccccacctcttctttggtcTACCTCTAtctctccgtaggccctccaatgtcaacctctcacactttctcaccggggcgtctgtgctcctcctcctcacatgaccaaaccacctaagtcgcgcttcccgcatcttgtcctcaataggggccacacccgccttgtcgcgaataacctcatttttctgatcctatctaacctggtgtgcccgcaaatccatctcaacatcctcatctctgctactttcatcttctgtacatgagcgatcttgactggccaacactcatccCCATACAAtatcgttggtctgaccaccactctgtagaacttacccttaagtttcggtggcaccttcttgtcacataaAACACCAGAAGCGAGTCGCAacttcatccatcccgccccaatacgatgtgtgacatcttcatcgaTCTCCTcatcccctgaataatagacccaaggtacttaaaactccatctcctagggatgacctgcgagttcagcctcacctccccttcccccattgagtctcgccactgaacttacactccaagtattctgtcttggtctaGCTCAACTTAAAATCTTTAGATTTCAGGATCTGCttccatacctctaattgcgcgttCACACCGCCTTGCGTCttgtcaatcaatacaatatcgtctgcaaataacatgcaccacgaCACCTCCCCTTAGATGTGGCGCGTCAGTACGTTCATCACCAGAGCAAACATTATATTTTTCTCTAAATAAAGAAGAAGATGCATTTATTTCTAAtgaaaaattttaataaaattaaatggAATAGAAAATTAATCAAACTAGTAAAATTCAAGTCCTGAAAATGAAAACTCTTGCGATATGTAATGCTTCAGCGCTAACTCTCGTCCGTGAGCTTTTTGTGCacgaaattttttattttgtgtctcacatAACTAATACTAGTTGGGTGAGACCTCCTTTTTGTCTCGTAATTTTGTGGTCCCAAAATTTTGTGGACCCAAATATGTAATATATGAGTCCGCAAATATATAACATAAAAGAGGCTTCACGCAACTAAAAATCATCCATGTGCGCTAATTCTTTATATTCCTgctgacaaaatttaaaaaaaaaaggaaattccCATATAGTTTTTTCTGGTAGAAAAGATAATTAATATTAGGCCGTTGCTTTCACTCAATTAACATCGTACTCGGTCAGCAACGGCTACCGTCACACTGCCTAAAACTTGGGAAAATCACAGAGCTTGACTAGAGTGCCTACTACACTTTTCTACAGTTTCCATATTCATAAatttggaagaggaaaagaaaaactcCCAATTCCAAGTTCATATTTCTGCTCTTCTTTCACAGGTAAATGGTTATATTTCCGGCCATTATTCTTTTactcgttttttttttttaaagttctcTTGATCATTTAGTTTCTTAATGAAGGGTAATATAAATTTGCATTCTTGTTCTACTTATCTATTAGCTTTCTTCAAAATGTGTTCAAATGATGGTTTCTTGCTTTAATGTGCATGTTTCTGCGTTTCCTGTTCCTGCCAATGTTGATAAAAACTGCACAAATCCCTTCGATTTTTGAGCTCTTGTTAGATCTCTTTTTTCTTCATAGTTCACATGAAATGTAGCAACTAGAGTTTGTAAAAGTGGCAAATTTGAAGGACTAAAACTGCTCAAGGATATATTTAAGGGATTATTTTAAATCTACcccacattttttttttcattttctcaaggAAATTCCAAGATAGTGAGATTCCATTTTCACTTGAGTACTCAAAATCCCATTTGGCTGATGGCGAAGCGTTTGTGTTTTTATTGGGGAACAAAGATTTAGAAACTTTTACACCGGATATGTTGTCGTTGAAAGAATTAGAAACTAAAGTAGCTACATTTGATTGATACATTTATCTTTTGTTTGGGAAAGAACCTTATCATTCTTTGCTGAACTTATATAGCTCAATGTGTACCATGAAACGCCTTTTTATTACATAAGGTAGAAGTTGGTATGAAGAATGAATGAGTCATACCCATCTAGTCAttgattttaatattttaaattcacTATTCACTCGTTTTTTGGGTCATAATTATTAAGTAGGAGGGCTTGTGAAGTGGTCTGATGCGTAGCATTGGTATTGCTATGTAGGCTTTCATTTAGCGAAGGGTTTAAATGAGAAAAAAATCTCAATGTATAAAACATCTGTCCTTTGGAAGCCATAATCACAATGTCCAAAAGGTGCTAACTTCTCATATCCCCATCTTTCCTAATCAAAGTTTAGACTATTTTGTAATGTTAGTTATTGTATGTCATGGTTACCTTCTTATGCCTTTAACTTGATTTGTCAATGCTTTTCCAAGAAGGAGCCTGTTTTACTCCCTATTGGGTCATAACTTGTTAGGTTAATATTAAGAGTTATTTCTTTACCTCTGAACTTTATTACAAAGATCATAAGGAAAAGGGGAGTTCTAAAGCATAAAGATTCTTAAATACTCCAAAATCTACTATCCTTTCATCTGTATTGAAGTAATTGGTCAATGAAAATCCTGTTATAATGCATCAACTGCTTAACTATGTAGCGAAACCAAGAATTTCGCTAAGGGTGTTCAAAgtttaatatatatgtataaaaagtAAATTTTGATCTATATACACAGTATAATTTACCGATGAAGGGTGCTCAACTGACCACCCTTCACTCTATGTGGCTATGCCACTGACCTAGTGTACTGCTCTTATTAATTTCTCACATTTTCATGTGTTACTAGGAAAGGCGAAGGGTGTTATTTCTTGATGTCTACAGTGGGAAATCCTGCAAACATATTCTGGCATGAAAATCCAGTTGGTAAGGCAGAAAGGGAAAAGCTGCTCAACCAACAGGGATGTGTTGTGTGGATCACAGGTCTCAGTGGATCAGGTTGATGTTAATATGTGTTGTTGCTTACTATTTGTCTATTGTATCAGCTGTGTCGAATTCATATAGTGTGGACGTGTGTTTAGAGGTGGAGGAAAAAATGCCCTCCCATATTCAGTTTGAAATTTAGTCTGAAGTCTGAACTATTATTATAAGGTGTTCAAAAGTTTCAGATGCTCACCTTTGCAACATATGTTTACCATTAGTTTCAAGATTCAATCTGAATTTGTGCAGGAAAAAGCACACTTGCATGTTCCCTAGGTAGAGAATTGCAGTCAAGGGGTAAGCTTTCCTACGTTCTTGATGGCGACAACCTTAGGCATGGTCTGAACAAGAATCTTGGGTTCTCAGCAGAAAGCCGGGCTGAGAATATACGTAGGACTGGTAAGTGTATTCTTGccaaatactccctccgttttaatttatgtgaacccatttgactgggtacgaagtttaagaaaagagagaagacttttgaacttgtggtgtaaaatgaggcacatatattttgtgtggctataaatcattgcataaaggtaaattgtttccaaataaggaaagtggtcattctttttggcataggttaaaaaggaaatatgttcacataaattgaaacggagggagtaagtaCAACAACCACGAGTTCAGTAAATTGTCTACTACTGATGTTTGAGATGCTTGCAGAAGATATTTGCTGATAACTTGAGCAAACAATAAGTTGCATATCCGTTTTTCTACGACTCAAGATGAATTTTAGATTTGGAAGAAAAGTCCAGTCTTCAAAATTTCTCATTTCATTATTTTAAGCACGCAAACGACTTGTAAACAATTGGAGAAGGTGACGGTTAATTTCACCTTCCATTCGTTTCCACACTTCACTTCAGTTACATGAAAATTGAGTGTATGATGAAGTGGGAATTGAGTGTTTCTCTCGCTTTAGGTTCAACTCCATCCTGATAGGAGTAGTTTGAGGAACCTTTTTATTTTCTCGTGGATTAAATTTAAATTATTCTAGATACTTTTCAGTTTGGTATGACAGATATTGGTAAACATTTTGTGTTCCTGATTATCTGTACTCTCTATAAACTTGATCAGGGGAAGTTGCAAAGCTCTTTGCAGATGCTGGATTAATTTGCATTGCAAGCCTGATATCTCCTTACAGAAAGGATCGAGATGCTTGTCGTGCGTTATTGTCAGATAAAAAGTTTATTGAGGCAAGTCTAATGTTGAACGAATTATTGTAGAAATCTTTTGCATTATCTAATGTTCCTTTTCTCGTGATTTTCCAGGTTTTTCTGAACATGCCTCTACAATTGTGTGAAGAAAGAGATCCAAAAGGCCTCTACAAGCTAGCTCGTGCGGGGAAGATCAAAGGTGTGTTTTAGCTTCAGGGTAGTAGCCTATATTGCTTTTTTTATATATGTTGCTcgcaaacgcacacgcaagtatgcGTGGTCGataagtaatataggattgtaagtgcagatatcgtacccacaaggacttgtgattaactatttactaaattaaactaaaacaaataatctattcaagcgattttctaaagtatgaatctttaactaaaactaatctagagtaacaatcccgttgagtcttccacttaaattgtctaattaatttttctggtttattggttgacagggttaatattactcgtagtcTTCTCCCGAAGtattactcgcctattcaagctaacctaatgcctatattcctatggaattaggattaacaaaaacacattaataattcccgtataataaccaagtaaggcgattaggtatattcctatcctaacagCAAATCCGTTCCCGATACTCAGGTTCAAGATCTCgttctactcaatcttatatgcaatctagaattccctctcccaagttcaatcctagattcgtagatagtattcaattggtgatcaagcaatcaaataattaagcgcaagattgaataaataaaccaatatgctaaaataataagaacaattcaagcttcgactacaacgttcatgtagcaccccacAACTCtaaaactaataaactatgaaattaaaggaagaaaagagaagaaaaactagttagaagcctcctccaagcgtggtgtgtgTTCCCCCACGTGAATTCCCCTTCAAAGTATGTTAGATCCACTCCAAATCAAGTTTATGACTCCTTATATACGAGTTGGGATCGTGTAggaccgaaataaccttgtctcgGACGAAGTAGGAAAAATCCCGTCACACAGGGTCCAGGCTAGCGCCTCACGCTTGCCCTGGCGCTGAAAGCAGTGAGTTTTCCGCCTCCAATTCCTTCCTTGAAGCCAGTtacgtttttatttatttgcaTTGTGTATCTCTTTCTTGTCTTCAATAGGGGGGACACCAAATGGTgtcccctttttttttttattcttttaattttctttctttttcttccgcGTTTTATGCAACTTTGCTCCAAATCTCTTCATCTTCACACCGTTTTTCCTACacaattaaaatatatttttaagcaTAAAGTAATATAATTAACACTCAAAAGAcgattaaaagtactaaaatgtGAGGCAACAATGggtaaatatatgcatttttggccGAATATCacaaccccacacttaaactcttgctcgtcctcgagtaagcATTAGAACCACTCTCAATAAATCAAGCCTAGAAACACCATCACTTCGGTCGATACTAACAATTAGGCTCTATAGCAACTCAAACCATCAGATATATACTTCCTGATCATCGTGCAAAATATACGAgtcacaaacaaacaacaaacttgtaACCTCCTAACCTCAGAGACAAACTCTAGCTTATCAAATTTAAGCTCGCTCACCTACTCTGTCAAATTAAGCTAATAACATTACCTATCTATCATGAAACAAGTGCCCTCACAAAAATAAATGGTCCATACACTCAAATCaaagaatgaatataatttaaggacttagCATCAAAGAACAACTCTCTCACTCACAAAGAATTCACATGTATGCACaaagaaccataggcttgcctattatgtacatctctactaattaaGTATGCTCGAATATAATCAAATATGACTTTAACGGGTTGTAATGTTGGCTAGGGGATGGGTAGGAGAACTATCTAATAGTGACTTACACTTCCCTAATCACTTTGCACTTTTAGACTTCATCATCCATTATTTTCatctcttaattttatttttcagtcCTCTCTTCCCTATCTTCATCTATTGTTTCACAAGTATTTCCCTCATATCAAGAacgtttcatttttttttcaacgcaattttttttcatcttttttttttcatgtcacaTTCTTTTAAAGAGAGTCTTTTCATCACTTTGCAGCTATGATTGGTCACCATTTTTTACTTAATCatccttttcttcaaatttattaATTTATATCACAGTCTAAGCAACCGTGCTCAAGGAAGCAGGGTGCAAAAACTAGGGATTCAACAAAAGAATAAAGGTAAAAAATACAGCTTCCAAACAAAAGGCTACATGCTCAAAGGGTTAATTAGTGGTACAATATCTGAAAAGGCTAAAATTCACATATCAAAGAAAACCTACTATCATCTTCTAAACAGAGCAACACTTTTATTTCGCTTCAATTACatgcagggcaagttctagactaagatGCAAAACATGGAATATATGTAAGAAATACTTCACCCCCATGGAACAAGTATCAATCAAGATGGATCAATTCTACTCTAAGATAGAGAGGATCATAGCGAACAACAAAATATGCTATTTTATTCATTACTCACTCAAGCTCAGGCCTAAATATGCAAGTATCAAACAAGTCACAATGTTTTTCTTCTCCATCTTTtactactcctaaaaaaaatctattccttaaaataaaaataaaaagtttaccAGGTTCAAGTTACATCCCCTGGAAAAGAATcgatgcacaaagaaaaaccaagggggattattatctaactaaaactaactagaaaccaaaagaaaatatttttggattttatttttcattGGACCTTAATACCTCAAGAAATTTGTCCACAaaatccatcatcgggaaaagtctaaattttctgaagttttttttttctcaattttcgtttttttttccttttttttttctttacacaAAAACTAGTACACTAAGAAAGAGTACTATAACTAAACTAGGATAGCACGGAAAATCACcaagacaatctcctcaccctacacttaaaattgtgcaatgtaCTCAATACATCCAATAAATAAAtagagggtaaaagagactcactggtaggccaaaggccgaagtattagcagctcacgggatactcagacttctcccaagtatggtcctttgtgcgggcaccccacacttagttccaaccgcTTGCTCGCTTTTGCATACGCCTATTGGCTTTATTCCATGCTcctactcagacttctcccagtaTGGTCCTTTGTGCGGGCACCCCATACTTAGTTCCAACCGCCTGCTCGCTTTTGCATACGCCTATTGGCTTTATTCCATGCTCCTACTCTTACAAAACACAAACACTACAACGATaacacaattaaaaataaaaaataaaaaattgggttGTCTTCCTATAAGCGCCTTATTTATAGTCGTGGCACGACTTACACTACTTCAtcacttttccttccactttgaGGAAATGAATTGCGCTCCCtattttgcatcaatttttctaTCACGTTCCTGGGGCGGTGGTGTAAAAATAAGAAACCAAGCAATAGGtatcgcatcttgcacttcttggcctttaagtgAGGGATGTCGTTTTGTCTCCTTGGCATCACAAATTTCAGAATACATGCACTTTGTTCCCCATTCATTGACTCTTCCATAGGCTCGAATGGATCAATTCTCGTGTCACCAACCAagcacaatgttgaaaaatggttagaACGAGGTCCGATGCGCTCCAACTCTAAAATCGCTTCACTTTTGACATCCTTACTTTTGCACACTTCCTCAACCTTggcatcatcaataatattttggTTGAATAGTTGGAATTCCTCTTTTCGCTCCACAAGCTATCCATTATCCACAACAATTGGTTGTAGGGCATCAGACGCCTCAACCTTTTATTCAATTTAGCCTGCAGGTCATGGATATCTGagccaaattggtctatctcttACCTGAGCTCAGTTCTTCCTTCTATCAGTTGTTCTGTCATATTTGAAAGACCATCACGAAGAAACTCATGAGATTTTTTTCAGTTGAGCTTGTTCCTCTAGCCAAGATTGGCTCACTATATCTGCTTCTTCAAAATTATCTTCTAGTGGGAACTCGCTCTCTTTAGCCACTTCGTCCGCCTCGCCCTTCATTCTCATGATTGCTACACTAATTCTTTGTATAGCCTTTTGATTTTCATCTTGTTGCTCGGCTACTTGCCTCATCATGTCCATAATACGAGCAACACGTTCTACATCCTCCACTTCATTGCTCCTATCAAGCtcataaacattattagaaatatcataataagggctcagagaagggtaaaaagaattaggacaacctTCCCAATGGCCACTTTGACAACCACACACATTACAAAAATTTCACTCATAAGTTTGAGATTCACAATTTTGCCataagtgtggt from Nicotiana tabacum cultivar K326 chromosome 24, ASM71507v2, whole genome shotgun sequence includes:
- the LOC107814213 gene encoding adenylyl-sulfate kinase 3-like; its protein translation is MSTVGNPANIFWHENPVGKAEREKLLNQQGCVVWITGLSGSGKSTLACSLGRELQSRGKLSYVLDGDNLRHGLNKNLGFSAESRAENIRRTGEVAKLFADAGLICIASLISPYRKDRDACRALLSDKKFIEVFLNMPLQLCEERDPKGLYKLARAGKIKGFTGIDDPYEPPLNCEIEIQQKDGLVPAPNEMAGQVVSYMEDRGFLEA